One genomic segment of Blastopirellula marina includes these proteins:
- a CDS encoding metal-dependent hydrolase: protein MTLKLIWHGHGTWSLHTADHKILVDPFFSGNPAADIAADAVEADTILLTHGHGDHVGAKGDGTYDIVDIAKRTKAHVVAIYEVANWLGAQGVEEVTGMNLGGTLKLPFGSVQMTLALHSNGLPDGTYGGMPAGFVVEVAGRKVYFAGDTALYSDMKLIGDLVLDAAVIPIGDLYTMGVEDSIRAVKLLQPKHVIPGHYNTWPPIAQDAAAWASKVRHETNATPHVLEPGQTLDIH from the coding sequence ATGACGCTCAAGCTCATTTGGCACGGACACGGTACCTGGTCGCTACATACGGCGGACCACAAGATCCTGGTCGACCCATTCTTCTCTGGCAATCCGGCGGCTGATATCGCAGCCGATGCCGTCGAGGCCGACACCATCCTGCTGACGCACGGTCATGGCGATCACGTGGGGGCGAAGGGGGACGGAACGTACGACATTGTCGATATCGCCAAGCGAACCAAAGCCCACGTTGTGGCAATCTATGAAGTAGCCAACTGGCTAGGTGCTCAGGGCGTGGAAGAAGTCACCGGCATGAACTTGGGGGGAACACTCAAGCTGCCGTTCGGCTCGGTTCAAATGACGTTGGCCCTGCATAGCAACGGATTGCCAGATGGAACGTACGGCGGCATGCCGGCGGGGTTTGTGGTCGAGGTAGCAGGCCGCAAGGTTTACTTCGCTGGCGATACGGCTTTGTACAGCGATATGAAGTTGATTGGCGACCTGGTCCTGGATGCGGCGGTGATTCCCATTGGTGACCTGTACACGATGGGTGTTGAAGATTCGATCCGCGCGGTAAAGCTTCTTCAGCCGAAGCATGTCATCCCGGGGCACTACAACACGTGGCCCCCGATCGCCCAGGATGCCGCTGCCTGGGCCAGCAAAGTCCGCCACGAAACCAACGCGACCCCGCACGTGTTAGAGCCGGGGCAGACGTTGGATATTCACTAA
- a CDS encoding AAA family ATPase, translating to MTSENDAAAAARLAEAYELLQREIGRVIVGQEEVVEQLLIALFAGGHCLLEGVPGLAKTLMVRSLASALHLEFNRIQFTPDLMPSDITGTEIIQENRSTGERAYRFIPGPIFSNVILADEINRTPPKTQAALLESMQEKQVTAGGSKHALPKPFFVLATQNPIEQEGTYPLPEAQLDRFMFNVRIDYPSEREELEIVKRTTADISTEISPLLTGEEIIQLSQVVRRVPVADPVAQYAIRLVRMTRRGNDIPSKMEPYIQWGAGPRASQFLVLGAKARAILHGREFATTDDVKAVALPVLRHRIRTSFNADAEGITTDHVVQQLLETIPTTVEDQQFVDAFRSSDAG from the coding sequence ATGACGAGCGAAAATGATGCCGCCGCAGCCGCCCGACTGGCCGAGGCATACGAACTTCTGCAACGCGAAATCGGCCGGGTGATTGTCGGTCAGGAAGAAGTCGTCGAACAGCTGTTGATCGCCCTCTTTGCTGGCGGTCACTGTTTGCTGGAAGGGGTTCCTGGCCTGGCGAAGACATTGATGGTCCGCTCGCTGGCCAGTGCATTGCACCTGGAGTTCAACCGGATCCAGTTCACGCCGGACCTGATGCCGTCGGATATCACCGGTACCGAAATCATTCAAGAGAATCGCAGCACCGGCGAGCGTGCCTATCGCTTCATTCCTGGGCCGATCTTCAGCAACGTGATCCTGGCGGACGAAATCAACCGCACGCCCCCCAAGACCCAGGCCGCTTTGCTCGAATCGATGCAGGAAAAACAAGTCACCGCTGGTGGCTCGAAGCATGCGTTGCCGAAGCCGTTCTTCGTGCTGGCCACGCAAAACCCGATCGAGCAGGAAGGGACCTATCCGCTGCCGGAAGCACAACTCGATCGATTCATGTTCAACGTGCGGATCGATTACCCTTCAGAACGGGAAGAGCTAGAAATCGTCAAACGGACGACCGCCGATATCAGCACCGAGATCTCGCCACTACTGACCGGCGAAGAGATCATTCAACTCTCGCAAGTCGTGCGGCGTGTGCCGGTGGCCGACCCCGTTGCTCAGTACGCGATTCGTCTGGTGCGTATGACGCGCCGTGGCAACGACATTCCATCGAAGATGGAACCGTACATTCAGTGGGGGGCCGGTCCGCGAGCCAGCCAATTCCTCGTGCTAGGTGCCAAGGCTCGGGCCATTTTGCACGGTCGCGAGTTCGCCACAACCGACGACGTGAAGGCCGTTGCTTTGCCGGTCCTGCGGCACCGTATTCGGACCAGTTTCAACGCCGACGCCGAAGGCATCACCACCGATCATGTCGTTCAGCAGCTTTTGGAAACCATTCCTACCACGGTAGAGGACCAGCAATTTGTCGACGCTTTTAGATCCTCAGACGCTGGCTAA
- a CDS encoding prenyltransferase/squalene oxidase repeat-containing protein, which translates to MSHYSRRTLLKSALAAAGSCGVGSLLPAQEWRGTSRRNSRGLITREVQSSIDQGLQYLVERQTMDGSQRGAFGADGYRANTAVVGLAGLAFMAAGSSPNRGPYGANISACLDYLLANTQSGGFVALPNARTHGPMYGHGFATLFLAEVYGMTNAPELRDTVRAAIKLIVDTQNADGGWRYQPVRSEADISVTVCQMMALRAARNAGIFVPNETVDRCIDYVTRSQNADGGFSYMLSGGPSAFPRSAAGVVALYSAGMYEGEVIERALKYLDDNLPQESTFRGNNHFFYGQYYAAQAFWHVGTQRWDRYYRMIREVLTERQTAQGFWTDFICPEYGTAMACIVLQLPNNYLPIFQK; encoded by the coding sequence ATGAGCCATTATTCTCGCCGAACTTTATTGAAGTCTGCCTTAGCCGCCGCCGGAAGCTGCGGTGTGGGGTCGCTGTTGCCCGCACAAGAGTGGCGCGGCACGTCTCGGCGCAACTCACGCGGGCTGATCACGCGCGAAGTGCAATCGAGCATCGATCAGGGGCTGCAGTACCTGGTCGAGCGGCAAACGATGGATGGCAGTCAACGCGGCGCGTTTGGTGCCGATGGCTACCGCGCGAATACGGCGGTCGTCGGCCTGGCCGGCCTGGCATTCATGGCCGCCGGTAGTTCGCCCAATCGCGGACCGTATGGAGCGAACATCTCCGCTTGCCTCGACTATCTGCTGGCCAACACGCAAAGCGGCGGGTTCGTTGCGCTACCCAACGCGCGCACGCATGGACCCATGTACGGACACGGGTTCGCGACACTGTTCCTGGCGGAAGTTTACGGAATGACCAACGCTCCGGAGCTTCGCGATACGGTTCGAGCAGCCATCAAGCTGATTGTCGACACGCAGAATGCCGACGGAGGCTGGCGTTATCAGCCGGTCCGTAGCGAAGCCGATATTTCGGTAACGGTCTGTCAGATGATGGCTTTGCGTGCGGCCAGGAATGCCGGCATCTTCGTCCCGAATGAAACGGTTGATCGCTGCATCGATTACGTTACCCGCAGTCAGAACGCCGATGGGGGCTTCAGCTATATGCTAAGTGGCGGCCCTAGTGCGTTTCCGCGTTCGGCCGCTGGCGTTGTCGCACTATACAGCGCCGGTATGTACGAAGGGGAAGTGATCGAGCGGGCCCTGAAGTATCTGGACGACAACCTTCCCCAGGAAAGCACGTTCCGTGGGAATAACCATTTCTTCTACGGCCAGTATTATGCGGCTCAAGCGTTTTGGCACGTGGGCACACAGCGGTGGGATCGATACTACCGCATGATCCGCGAAGTGCTGACCGAACGACAGACGGCCCAAGGTTTCTGGACCGACTTTATCTGTCCTGAATACGGCACTGCGATGGCTTGCATCGTACTGCAACTTCCCAATAACTATCTTCCTATCTTCCAGAAGTAA
- a CDS encoding 2,3-bisphosphoglycerate-independent phosphoglycerate mutase, translating into MDQIDLVRSLKTKNNTKIVMFVGDGLGGLPHEPGGKTELEAAKTPNLDALAAKSVQGGSIPVKPGISPGSGPGHLGLFGYDPLKFLIGRGALEATGIGLPLQEGDVAVRCNFCTIDADGKITDRRAGRIPTEESAPLAESLNAIKIPGVEVIVKPVKEHRFVVVFRGGDGLGGHVADTDPQATGVLPLDPVGADEASQKTAVIAKQFFEAAKEMLKDEKKANCLTMRGFSAKPSIPTYDEVYGLKAGAIAVYPMYKGLASLVGMDILGDAHSLDEELEVLKQHWEEYDFFFIHFKYTDSSGEDGDFDAKVKRTEEFDAQIPKILALNPDVLIVTGDHSTPSFLASHSWHPVPTLLYSNCCRPDGHTTFGEATACRGGLGLFEAQYLMSLAMANAGRLQKYGA; encoded by the coding sequence ATGGACCAAATCGACCTGGTGCGCAGCCTAAAGACCAAGAACAACACAAAGATCGTCATGTTTGTCGGAGACGGCCTGGGTGGGCTGCCACACGAACCAGGCGGTAAGACTGAACTGGAAGCAGCCAAGACACCCAACCTGGATGCCCTGGCCGCCAAGAGCGTGCAAGGGGGAAGCATCCCCGTGAAGCCAGGCATCAGCCCTGGTAGCGGTCCGGGTCACCTTGGTCTGTTCGGCTACGATCCGCTGAAGTTCCTGATCGGTCGTGGTGCGTTGGAAGCAACGGGTATCGGCCTTCCTTTGCAGGAAGGTGATGTCGCCGTTCGCTGCAACTTCTGCACGATCGATGCCGACGGCAAGATCACCGATCGCCGTGCCGGCCGTATCCCAACCGAAGAAAGCGCCCCGCTGGCCGAGAGCCTGAACGCGATCAAGATTCCCGGCGTGGAAGTGATCGTGAAGCCGGTAAAAGAACACCGCTTCGTGGTGGTCTTCCGTGGTGGTGATGGCCTGGGCGGCCATGTTGCCGATACCGACCCGCAAGCCACCGGCGTTCTGCCGCTTGATCCGGTTGGTGCCGACGAAGCGAGCCAAAAGACGGCTGTCATCGCCAAGCAGTTCTTTGAAGCGGCCAAAGAGATGCTTAAGGACGAGAAGAAGGCCAACTGCCTGACGATGCGTGGTTTCTCGGCCAAGCCATCGATTCCTACCTACGACGAAGTGTACGGCCTGAAAGCGGGTGCGATCGCCGTCTACCCGATGTACAAAGGGCTGGCGAGCCTGGTCGGTATGGACATCCTGGGTGATGCTCATTCGCTGGATGAAGAACTGGAAGTCCTGAAGCAACACTGGGAAGAGTACGACTTCTTCTTCATCCACTTCAAGTACACCGACTCGAGCGGCGAAGATGGCGATTTCGATGCCAAGGTGAAGCGAACCGAAGAGTTCGACGCTCAGATCCCCAAGATCCTGGCGCTGAACCCAGACGTGTTGATCGTTACCGGCGACCACAGCACTCCGTCGTTTCTGGCCAGCCACAGCTGGCACCCGGTTCCTACCTTGCTGTACTCGAACTGCTGCCGACCGGACGGTCACACGACCTTCGGCGAAGCAACTGCCTGCCGCGGCGGCTTGGGGTTGTTTGAAGCTCAGTACCTGATGAGCCTGGCCATGGCCAATGCCGGTCGTCTGCAAAAGTACGGTGCGTAA
- a CDS encoding BatA domain-containing protein: MLLWGLAAVAPILIHLWNRRRYRETDWAAMKFLLAAMKKNRRRIQVEQLLLLLVRCAILLFFAIALADISCTGASGISGFGGPGSATHTVLVIDQSYSMAYGEQGQTRLDQAKELARRIISEAGEGDGFTLLAMGRTSKGIISEPAFDPSDVLRELEQIEIDPGVAVLDLALAEIEGTLRIAARDFPRLRRAQVCILTDYGDVTWKEAATQTNEQLLAKIEELAVVRTFDVGQPQTTNSAIIGATQLTPYLTPDQSARFRVDVSCDNASELPSQVVQMLVDGRLVSQKVVPFVDNQVVSVEMNTVFSQAGTHSVEFRLEEDLLLTDNRRYLVVEVKPQLRILCLADDVPSLKFLKLALDPSDSIQSPVKVETMSASALMDIDLLSYDAVYLSNVAQIAPDEAAILRTFVERGGGLVMFLGDRVQAASYNGALAKGKDGALPLIDIKLDFPSPRGEYFLDPRQYESPILEPFRGQQAGGLLTTPVWNYFKVTVGAGSTAQTALWFGTGDPAIVTSRYQTLSPKKDDAVATRLGGNVIVFCLPASTDSVDRSLDPPEAWTVFPTWPSFPPLVQESLSLAVASQFDRRNRELGDMFEGVIEGDPGANLIEVILPDDQTSRIEAVARDDRLFWAFDGTDQIGIYRSKSLSDRANEKVEFAVNADTRESDLSRVAMENVPPSLQPGDRGFDPSAAGQVAGVPASVELFRYALVLVLGLLFFESFLAYRFGAAAR; encoded by the coding sequence ATGCTGTTATGGGGATTGGCCGCCGTGGCACCAATTCTCATCCATCTGTGGAATCGTCGTCGGTATCGCGAAACGGATTGGGCTGCGATGAAGTTTCTGCTGGCGGCCATGAAGAAGAACCGCCGCCGCATTCAAGTCGAGCAGTTGTTGCTGTTGCTGGTCCGCTGCGCGATCCTCTTGTTCTTTGCGATTGCCCTGGCGGATATTTCCTGCACGGGCGCTTCCGGCATCAGTGGCTTCGGCGGTCCCGGATCGGCCACGCATACGGTTCTGGTGATCGATCAGTCGTACAGTATGGCCTACGGCGAACAAGGGCAGACGCGATTGGATCAAGCCAAGGAACTTGCTCGGCGGATCATCAGCGAAGCCGGCGAAGGAGACGGGTTCACGCTGCTGGCGATGGGACGCACGTCGAAAGGAATCATTTCCGAGCCAGCGTTCGATCCGAGTGACGTGCTGCGGGAACTTGAGCAAATCGAGATCGACCCAGGCGTCGCCGTGCTCGACCTTGCCCTGGCCGAGATCGAAGGGACGCTGCGTATCGCTGCCCGTGATTTTCCTCGCCTGCGTCGTGCCCAGGTATGCATCCTGACCGACTACGGCGACGTGACCTGGAAGGAGGCGGCCACGCAAACCAACGAACAGCTACTGGCCAAGATCGAAGAACTGGCCGTCGTGCGAACATTCGATGTCGGACAACCGCAAACAACCAACAGTGCGATCATTGGTGCGACGCAGTTGACCCCCTACTTGACGCCTGACCAGTCGGCCCGGTTTCGCGTGGACGTTTCGTGCGATAATGCCTCAGAGCTTCCCAGCCAGGTCGTGCAGATGCTGGTCGATGGGCGGCTCGTCTCGCAGAAGGTGGTGCCGTTTGTCGATAACCAGGTCGTCTCGGTCGAGATGAATACAGTCTTCAGCCAGGCAGGTACGCACTCGGTTGAGTTTCGTTTGGAAGAGGATCTGCTGCTTACCGATAATCGCCGGTACCTTGTGGTGGAAGTAAAACCTCAGCTGCGGATTTTGTGCCTGGCCGACGATGTCCCGTCACTCAAGTTTTTGAAGTTGGCCCTCGATCCCTCCGATTCGATCCAGTCTCCTGTCAAGGTCGAGACGATGAGTGCTTCGGCCCTGATGGATATCGATCTCCTCTCGTACGATGCGGTTTATCTATCCAACGTGGCCCAGATCGCCCCCGACGAGGCCGCCATACTTCGCACGTTTGTCGAACGAGGTGGCGGGCTGGTGATGTTCCTCGGAGACCGCGTCCAGGCAGCCAGCTACAACGGGGCTCTTGCCAAGGGGAAAGATGGGGCGCTGCCGTTGATTGATATCAAGCTGGATTTTCCGTCTCCGCGTGGCGAGTACTTTTTAGATCCACGGCAATACGAGAGTCCTATCCTGGAACCCTTTCGTGGCCAGCAAGCCGGTGGGTTGTTGACCACGCCGGTGTGGAATTATTTCAAGGTTACTGTCGGAGCAGGTTCAACTGCGCAAACGGCTCTTTGGTTTGGGACCGGCGATCCGGCCATTGTGACGTCGCGTTATCAAACGCTTTCGCCCAAGAAAGATGATGCCGTCGCGACTCGGTTGGGTGGCAATGTGATTGTGTTCTGTTTGCCGGCTAGTACCGATTCGGTCGATCGTTCACTTGATCCGCCCGAAGCCTGGACTGTTTTTCCGACGTGGCCCAGTTTCCCGCCACTGGTGCAAGAGTCTCTCTCGCTCGCCGTCGCCTCGCAGTTTGATCGCCGCAATCGAGAGCTTGGCGACATGTTTGAGGGGGTGATTGAAGGAGATCCCGGGGCGAACTTGATCGAGGTCATTTTACCCGATGATCAGACCAGTCGCATTGAAGCAGTCGCACGCGATGACCGCTTGTTCTGGGCGTTTGACGGAACCGATCAGATTGGCATCTATCGCTCGAAGTCCCTTTCTGATCGCGCGAACGAAAAGGTCGAGTTCGCGGTCAATGCCGACACGCGCGAAAGTGATTTGAGCCGCGTAGCGATGGAAAACGTACCTCCATCGCTACAGCCAGGGGATCGTGGGTTCGACCCAAGTGCCGCCGGTCAGGTGGCCGGAGTGCCGGCATCGGTTGAACTGTTCCGCTATGCCTTGGTGCTGGTATTGGGTTTGTTATTCTTCGAGAGTTTTCTGGCCTATCGATTTGGGGCCGCCGCACGATGA
- a CDS encoding DUF58 domain-containing protein, with protein MSTLLDPQTLAKVQGLRLRAKHIVEGLIAGSHRSPHRGFSIEFAEHRDYAPGDDLRYLDWKVLGRTDKYYIKQFEDETNLICNLVVDVSESMRYKSTGTALSKLEYAQCIGATLAWLILQQQDAVGLVTFDEQVRSLVPPSGSPVQLQQVIDVLQSVESKEKTQIGPLLHELSGRLNRRGLVIVLSDFFDEVDSIMAGLKHLRFRKHDIILMQVLDPAELDFPFDRPTMFNGLEAFPELLADPVSVRKAYREEIEAFINDLRSQSLANQMDYVQIRTDQPFDAVLRNFFNHRNARLV; from the coding sequence TTGTCGACGCTTTTAGATCCTCAGACGCTGGCTAAGGTCCAGGGGCTACGGCTTCGGGCCAAGCACATCGTTGAAGGCCTGATCGCCGGCTCGCATCGTAGCCCGCATCGTGGGTTCTCGATCGAATTCGCCGAGCACCGCGATTACGCGCCGGGGGATGATTTGCGCTACCTCGACTGGAAAGTTCTCGGCCGCACCGATAAGTACTACATCAAGCAGTTCGAAGACGAAACGAACTTGATCTGCAACCTGGTGGTCGATGTCAGCGAGAGTATGCGCTACAAGAGTACCGGCACCGCGCTGAGCAAGCTCGAGTATGCCCAGTGCATTGGGGCGACGCTGGCCTGGCTGATTCTGCAGCAGCAAGACGCTGTTGGGTTGGTTACCTTCGACGAACAAGTTCGTTCACTGGTCCCACCTAGCGGTAGCCCCGTTCAGCTACAGCAGGTAATCGACGTGCTGCAATCGGTCGAGTCGAAAGAGAAAACCCAGATCGGTCCTCTTTTGCACGAGCTATCCGGGCGGCTGAATCGTCGAGGCTTAGTGATCGTGTTGAGCGATTTCTTCGACGAAGTCGACTCGATCATGGCCGGACTGAAGCACCTGCGGTTTCGCAAGCACGACATCATTTTGATGCAAGTACTCGATCCGGCCGAACTCGATTTCCCTTTCGACCGCCCGACCATGTTTAACGGACTAGAAGCCTTTCCTGAGTTGTTGGCCGACCCTGTCTCGGTTCGCAAAGCGTATCGCGAAGAGATCGAGGCCTTCATCAACGATTTGCGCAGCCAGTCGCTTGCCAACCAGATGGATTACGTTCAGATCCGAACCGACCAGCCGTTCGACGCCGTGCTGCGGAACTTTTTCAATCATCGCAATGCCCGGCTCGTGTAG
- a CDS encoding PQQ-binding-like beta-propeller repeat protein, translating to MRPRPTLTSRSAGLVWVLPFLLLGATHALGQVQDVFARAEFSLTVELPETKNDTKNLLAQVDQQLQQQKWQDAIDTLERLISSHGNELIAQGSDQVDLGSEYVYYVELKTYLRRRISEYSRQIPEFLEAYRTRIDSLAKDDLDAAMASRDPAELSAAINTYFLSRHADEALLQLGDLLLEQGRFNEARTAWERISPRYRTPDDPQGVLLAMPGQPIWVAVDGVDWGKHRDYIESLLDANQASSSLATIPDSDVAPAAVWARLCLASWLEGSSDRAAVELELLRQLNPDAQGYLGGRDVNYAQFLAKLLTSSPGEHASQYSKGWLTFAGSYARTAKADLPKQAKTYKPNWSVSLETHSLSRPSGRNSFGEEKETQRIPLVAESSEGLLSTYPVVLDGNVIVADEERVRAFQLESGLPAFPTEGSQFFDQDELDYGAFHTSGRRLDFDFNMRGRRRGSPLSAMSLKLLPALGPDRFTLSSDDTKLVARLGTTAIGVPYVQSQFQDPADMVVFDMRKEGKLEARIPPVTELSGPWSFEGTAILQGNRLYCGMIKSGVRDESAVACFDWTTSQMLWRRTICLTQPYGSGLVADGEYGFRSHNLLTLKDGVLYYNTNHGVIAALEADRGDMLWLTRYPRRRLIPDRLELAHSLVQRNVNPCIVTRGLVVTMPLDCERLLALDAATGQLVWQTVPGGLEPLHLLGATKDDVLVSGEQLFWVQLHSGKIRAEFPNVNQMFRDRGYGRGALVGDQVYWPTRDKIFRLGAQLDSSGAVKEAALPVDLLQYGEEGGNIVVAGGQMIVASPSRMTVYSPSLLLDPPEPSFKKAPTKNDK from the coding sequence AGGATGTATTCGCGCGGGCCGAATTCTCACTGACCGTCGAGCTTCCCGAAACCAAGAATGACACCAAGAACCTGCTGGCCCAGGTCGATCAGCAACTGCAGCAGCAAAAATGGCAGGACGCGATCGACACCCTCGAACGCCTTATCAGCAGCCACGGGAATGAACTCATTGCCCAGGGTAGCGACCAGGTAGATCTGGGAAGCGAGTATGTCTACTACGTCGAACTGAAGACGTACCTGCGTCGCCGCATCTCGGAGTATTCGCGGCAGATACCTGAGTTCCTCGAGGCGTACCGCACGCGGATCGATTCCTTGGCCAAAGATGACCTGGACGCTGCGATGGCCTCTCGCGACCCGGCCGAGCTTTCCGCTGCAATCAATACGTACTTTCTCAGTCGTCACGCCGACGAGGCGCTGCTGCAACTGGGAGATCTGCTTCTCGAACAAGGTCGATTTAACGAAGCCCGGACGGCCTGGGAACGAATCTCTCCGCGTTATCGAACTCCAGACGACCCCCAAGGTGTTTTGCTGGCCATGCCAGGGCAGCCGATTTGGGTGGCCGTGGATGGTGTCGACTGGGGCAAGCACCGCGATTACATCGAAAGCCTGTTGGATGCAAACCAGGCCTCCAGTTCCCTGGCGACCATTCCCGATAGCGACGTCGCCCCTGCTGCTGTCTGGGCTCGGCTGTGCCTGGCCTCGTGGCTGGAGGGAAGCAGCGATCGCGCAGCGGTCGAACTCGAGCTGCTACGGCAACTGAATCCCGATGCCCAAGGGTACCTGGGGGGACGCGACGTTAACTACGCTCAGTTTCTTGCCAAGCTGTTGACTTCGTCGCCCGGAGAACATGCATCGCAGTATTCTAAAGGTTGGCTGACATTTGCCGGCTCGTATGCACGTACGGCTAAGGCCGACTTGCCGAAGCAGGCCAAGACGTACAAACCCAATTGGAGCGTTTCGTTAGAGACCCATTCGTTGTCGCGTCCGTCAGGGCGTAACAGCTTTGGTGAAGAGAAGGAAACGCAGCGTATCCCCTTGGTGGCCGAATCCTCAGAGGGCTTGCTCAGTACGTATCCTGTCGTGCTGGATGGTAACGTTATCGTCGCCGATGAAGAACGCGTTCGTGCGTTTCAGCTTGAGAGTGGCCTCCCGGCGTTTCCCACGGAAGGCTCGCAGTTTTTCGATCAAGATGAACTCGACTATGGCGCGTTTCATACCAGCGGTCGACGACTCGACTTCGATTTCAACATGCGTGGCCGCCGGCGTGGTTCCCCTTTGTCGGCCATGTCGCTGAAGCTATTGCCTGCCCTCGGCCCCGATCGCTTCACCCTTTCGTCGGACGATACCAAGCTGGTCGCGCGGTTGGGAACAACTGCCATCGGTGTCCCTTACGTGCAGTCGCAGTTTCAAGATCCGGCCGATATGGTCGTATTCGATATGCGGAAGGAAGGAAAGCTCGAAGCCCGAATTCCACCGGTGACCGAGCTTTCCGGCCCATGGTCGTTTGAAGGTACGGCAATCCTGCAAGGGAACCGCCTGTACTGCGGCATGATCAAGTCGGGCGTACGCGACGAGTCGGCGGTGGCCTGTTTCGACTGGACCACCTCGCAGATGCTATGGCGTCGAACGATCTGTTTGACACAGCCCTACGGAAGCGGCCTGGTTGCCGACGGTGAGTATGGCTTTCGCTCGCACAACTTGCTGACACTGAAAGATGGGGTTCTGTATTACAACACCAATCACGGTGTCATTGCGGCGTTGGAAGCCGATCGTGGCGACATGCTATGGCTAACGCGGTATCCACGTCGGAGGTTGATTCCCGATCGGTTGGAGTTGGCACATTCGCTTGTGCAGCGAAACGTGAACCCCTGCATTGTTACCCGCGGGCTTGTGGTCACGATGCCCCTCGACTGCGAGCGTTTACTGGCTCTCGATGCGGCCACGGGGCAGTTGGTCTGGCAGACGGTGCCTGGTGGTCTTGAGCCGTTACATCTTTTGGGAGCGACGAAAGATGACGTGCTAGTCAGCGGCGAACAGTTGTTCTGGGTGCAACTGCACTCCGGCAAGATCCGGGCCGAGTTCCCCAACGTCAATCAAATGTTCCGCGATCGCGGGTACGGACGCGGAGCGTTGGTGGGAGATCAAGTTTATTGGCCGACGCGTGATAAGATATTCCGCCTCGGGGCGCAGCTCGATTCAAGCGGCGCGGTGAAAGAAGCGGCCTTGCCGGTGGATCTGCTGCAATACGGAGAAGAAGGAGGCAATATCGTTGTCGCCGGTGGGCAGATGATCGTTGCTTCTCCCAGCCGCATGACGGTTTACTCGCCATCGCTCCTGCTCGACCCGCCGGAACCTTCCTTTAAAAAAGCCCCAACCAAGAACGATAAGTAG
- a CDS encoding NPCBM/NEW2 domain-containing protein, with protein MLARSFIFAWIALAAGVAYGQTRLDGPLIAIGKREANVAITEIPSIDRWKTSDGDINATSVVRFGNPHLIRDDGVVVFEDGSRIVAKELRTEGTQLHAYNRLWDELTFPMRPLRGILLRSYLDPDKTQISLDRIHAYDGTRDRLLLANGDYIDGTFRRLTPLSVEFQIGDKALKLDRKRISEIHFARSAGKLPTVEQGVWVGLRDGSMVLATELSLADDILRMRLSQGIALRSSTLENPFVYVAYLRPIETDVRYLSDLEAIGFKSLGFLNTNWDYRQDRNVQGGTLKSDGYVSQKGLGLHATSRLAYKVENQAARLKAKVGIDDDTDGAGSVIFKVFVSETGKSWETIYESPIVRGGQAPLDVDVSVQGMKGVALVVEYADGADVLDHANWMDARFEME; from the coding sequence TTGCTTGCTCGTAGTTTCATCTTTGCTTGGATCGCACTCGCTGCGGGCGTCGCCTATGGTCAGACACGTCTTGACGGTCCTCTGATTGCCATCGGTAAACGAGAGGCGAACGTTGCAATCACCGAGATCCCGTCGATCGATCGTTGGAAAACCAGCGACGGTGACATCAACGCCACCAGCGTTGTTCGGTTTGGCAACCCGCATTTGATTCGTGACGATGGCGTTGTGGTGTTCGAGGATGGTTCTCGTATCGTGGCCAAGGAACTTCGTACCGAAGGGACGCAACTGCACGCCTACAACCGCTTGTGGGACGAACTCACGTTTCCCATGCGTCCGTTGCGGGGAATCCTGCTTCGTTCCTACTTGGATCCCGACAAAACGCAAATCTCGCTCGATCGTATTCATGCCTACGATGGCACACGCGATCGGTTGCTACTGGCCAATGGCGATTACATCGACGGCACGTTTCGCCGGCTAACTCCATTGTCGGTCGAGTTTCAAATCGGCGATAAGGCTTTGAAACTGGATCGCAAGCGGATCTCGGAGATTCACTTCGCTCGATCGGCCGGCAAGTTGCCGACGGTAGAGCAGGGGGTTTGGGTGGGACTTCGCGATGGCTCGATGGTTTTAGCCACCGAACTGTCCCTGGCCGATGACATCCTGCGGATGCGTCTTAGCCAAGGCATTGCTCTGCGATCTTCCACCCTGGAAAACCCGTTTGTCTACGTGGCTTACTTGCGCCCGATTGAGACCGATGTCCGTTATTTAAGTGATCTGGAAGCGATCGGTTTCAAGAGCCTGGGCTTCTTGAATACGAACTGGGACTACCGCCAAGACCGCAACGTCCAAGGGGGAACACTCAAGTCCGACGGTTACGTCAGCCAGAAAGGTCTTGGCTTGCACGCGACTTCGCGTCTGGCTTACAAGGTCGAGAATCAAGCGGCCCGCCTGAAAGCGAAGGTCGGCATCGACGACGACACCGATGGTGCCGGCAGCGTGATCTTTAAAGTCTTTGTCAGTGAAACAGGAAAGTCGTGGGAAACGATCTACGAGAGCCCGATCGTTCGGGGTGGTCAGGCACCGTTGGATGTCGATGTTTCTGTACAAGGCATGAAAGGGGTCGCCCTGGTCGTTGAGTATGCCGACGGAGCCGACGTCCTGGACCATGCGAACTGGATGGATGCCCGGTTCGAGATGGAGTGA